CCAGTGCAGTATTGATCAGGGCGGCATCCAGCCAGTCGGGGGCGATGGGCAGACGATAGCCGCGGCCGCGAATTTTGTGTAAGGTTATGCCCATGCTGCTGGCAGTGTTGAGTGTATTGCAGATGCTGGCGCGTGACACCCCGAACTGTTGTGCGAGGGTTTCGCCGGAGTGGAACTTGCCATCCGAAAGCGTGCGCAATAAAGGCAGTAATAAAGTATGCACGTAGGGTGTATGCGGAAATAAGCGAAATCTTACCTTAAGACCATGCAAAATACGTAAAATAACGGCAGATATTTAAGGCGATAGAACAAGGATGGGATATAAAAGACAGGCGCGCATCGTGTTTCTGGGCGGGTTGCATCCCGCACCGGCCAATCTTGCGGCACATTATGCGCAAAAACTGGGTAGCGAATGGATGGAGGCGCGCGCGGCGGTATTGACAGGTGTGTCCGGCGAAGTGGCGGTGCTGGATGATGCATTGCTGGCGTGGGCGGATTTGCTGGTGACGCTGGATGGCGCGGCGTTAGCTGCGCGCCCGCCATTGTGTGCGGGTATGCAGCATCGCCATTATCCGTTTGAGCCGATCCCGCCGGTAACTGATAAAGCTGGCTGGAGCGAGCTGGCTGCACGCGTGCGTGAGCGGGTGGAAGGCATGATAGGCGGTATGCGTCTGCTGGAAAAAGCCGCGCAAAGCGCCACTACTAATGATTTATAATGAAGCAGATTTAATAATAGGGAGTATGAAATGGTTGCAAAGCAATTAGCGGAACATGCTGAACTGGCTCAATTCATGAGTCATCAATATTTATGCGAATCACTGACCGTGTCTGAAGTGAACACGCTGCTGAATTACCTGACCGTATTGCATTTTGACAATGATGACATCGTGTCTGATGTGGGTGATGTGGGTGATGAGCTGTATTTTGTCGTGAAGGGCGAAATCGCCCTGATCATTCCGGACGGTCAGAATGAATATGAAGTGGTGCGTTCCGGTCCGGGCGAAATGCTGGGGATGATGTCATTCTTCGATAAGCGCGCACGTTCTGCACGTCTGGTTGCCAAGGCGACTGATACCCAGTTGCTGAAATTGTCACGGGCGATGTACAAGCGTATGAAAGTAGAGCATCCGTATATCGCGATTAATATCGTCGAACAGGCTGTATTGAGTCTGGACAAGTTGTTCCGTTCAGTCAGCAGTGATTATGCGCAATTTTCGCATTATCTGTATGGTGCCGGCTCCAAGATTTAAAGCAGGCGTTTGCACGATGCATGGCTGGTATCGTGCAAAGACCGCCGTTATTTGTTTTCCAGGATTTTCTGGTAGACCAGGCTTTGTAATGCCAGCAAGTCCGAGGTGGGTACGTCGAGGAATTGCAAACCGTATTTGATGGGATTGACTTCATCGTCAGTGCTGGTAAGCGAACGTATTACGCACTTGAGCGAGGGGTGAACCACGATATCGTGGACTTTGGCGCGGAAAGCAATACGCAACAGATCGTCTTTTTTGCCCAGCGGACTGGATGCGGCGATCGCCGCACCGGTGGTGCTGATGTCGGTGATACTGATGGGTGTGGTAGTCTCATTTTCGCCATGCGTGATGTTGCTGGAAACGCCGATCAGATCGAAATTGATGCGGGCGGAAGCGCGGATAGGCACTTTCTGTGTGACTTTAGGGTAACTCAGATGCAGGTAAGGCAGTGGCGAGTTGCAGACCTTGATGATCTCGCTGGGGAATGCGTAAGCCGCTGTGCCGGAAAAGGCGCGTACCATCAGATTCTGGCCTTCGCGTAACAGCATCACGCTGTTGTTAACGGTAGGGGCGGTGATCATGATGGTTTTGCCGGCAAGGTAACCGAGCAGTTTTACCGAATGGCGGATTTCCTGTTTGTCGGTACTGATTTGCACTTGAAACATGTCGCCCACGCGCGCTTTGATATCTTCAAAGTTAGCGATGATTCTGCTGGGGGCGGCGGGCTGAGCTGTTGCGTTCATGTTATGTCCGTATCGTTGTTAAACAAATCATAAGTAGGGAGGATATATGAGTTTATTCGACTTTGCCAAGAAACAGTTTATTGATGTCATTCAGTGGACTGAGCCCGAGGACGGTATCCTGGCTTATCGTTACCCGATGGCGGAAATGGAGATCCAGAATGGTGCCTCGCTGACTGTACGCGAATCGCAATTGGCGGTGTTCGTTGACGAGGGCAAAGTGGCGGATAGTTTTGCCCCCGGACGTTATACCCTGACCACTCAGACCTTGCCGGTACTCACCTATCTGAAGAACTGGGACAAGCTGTTTGAGTCTCCCTTCAAGTCCGATGTGTACTTTTTCAGCACCCGTCTGCAAATGGATCGCAAGTGGGGTACGCCTAATCCTATCACCATCCGTGATCCGGAATTTGGCGTGGTGCGGCTGCGCGCGTTTGGTATCTATGCCTATCGCATGGTCGACCCGAAAAAATTCCATACCGAAATCAGCGGTACGCGCGAAATTTATACCGTAGCCGATCTGGATGGCCAGTTACGCAATACCATGATTGCGGCAATGACCGATCTGTTTGCGCAGTCCGGCATTGCCTTTCTGGATATGGCAGCAAATCAGGATGAGCTGGGCAAGCGCTTACATGAAAAGCTGCAGCCGGTCTTTGAACGCTACGGCCTGGAACTGGATAATCTGGTGGTGCAGAACGTGTCCTTGCCGGAAGAACTGCAAGCCATACTCGATCAGCGTATCAGCATGAATGTCGTTGGTGATCTGGGTAAATATACGCAATTTCAGACCGCACAGGCGATACCGGTTGCGGCTGCCAATGAGGGTGGTGTAGCCGGCATCGGCGCGGGATTGGGTGTTGGCGTTGGTATCGGTCAGGCCATGGCGGCGTCGATGACGCCTGCTGCGGGTGCAAACAATATCAGCGCTACCCCGCCAGAAGATATTCCTGCCTTGCTGGAAAAGCTGCATGAGCTGACTACCAAAGGCATCCTTAGCGTTGCAGAATTTGAGGCGAAAAAAGCCGAGCTGTTGAAAAAGCTGAGCTAGACAGTCGATGAATTACGTCGCGCATTGCCCGTCCTGCGGGGCGCAGGTGCAGTTCCGTTCGGCTGCATCGGTGCTGGCCGTCTGCGAATATTGTCAGAGCACATTGATCCGCCATGATCTGGAGCTGGAAAATATCGGCAAAATGGCCACCTTGCTGGAGGATGCCTCGCCATTGCAATTGGGCGTTGAAGGCCGTTATCATGGCGGCCATTTTGCCATCATCGGGCGTATTCAGTTGCAATACGCGCAAGGGCTATGGAACGAGTGGTTTGTGCTGTTCGACAATCAGCGCACTGGCTGGCTGTCGGAAGCTTCCGGCAGTTTTGTGTTTACTTTCCCCACTGCCATTACCCGGCCTGTGCCTGCTTATGCCGAGATCAGGCTGGGCCAGCATGTCACGCTGCTGAATCAGGATTTCAGCGTTACCAATATCGAAACGGCCCATTGTATTGCTGGCGAAGGTGAACTGCCGTTCAAGGTGGGCGCCGGTTATCCCGCACCCGTGGTTGATCTGGCCAGTGCCACGCATTTTGCTAGTCTGGATTACAGTGATGATCAGCCGCAACTGTATTTGGGCGAAGAAGTCGAGTTGTCGGCGCTGGCGCTGACTGGCCTGAAAGATGCGGCAGAAACTGCGGCATTGCACATTAAAAATTTCAACTGTCCGAGTTGTGGCGCGCCCTTGCGCGTCCATGTGCAGGGTACATTAAGTGTGGCGTGTGGTGGTTGCGGGGCGGTGGTTGATAGCAGTAGTGATAATTACAAGATACTTGCCAAATATCATGCACAAGTCAGTTATACCCCACGGCTGAGTCTGGGCAGTCGTGGCAAGTTTCGCGGCGCGCAGTATCAAATTGTCGGTTATTTACGTCGCCGCGTCACCGTCGATGGGCTGCCTTACGAATGGTCGGAGTATTTGCTGTATAGCGACCGGCACAGCTTCCGCTGGCTGTCCGAGGAGCGTGGTCACTGGAATTTTATTTCGCCCACTACGCGTACACCAAAAGTCATTCCATCCGCAGCAAAAGCCAAGGTCAGTTTTCTGGGGCGGAATTATGTGCATTTTCAGCATAACACCGCTGTTATTACCTATGTGATCGGCGAATTTTACTGGCGTATCCAGGCCAACGAGACGGCGGAGGTTGACGATTATATTTCCCCGCCGCTGATGCTGAGCCGGGAGCGGACTGCCAGTGAGGTGACCTGGTCGATTGCCGAATATGTGCAACCGGAAGAAATCGCTGCGGCATTCAAGCCAGCCCAGCCGTTGCTTGAGCCTGATGGCATCGCGCCGAATCAGCCTTCGCCCCATGAGGATAATAAACACCGGTATGGCAACGCCTTTGCGCTATTGGCGCTGCTGCTACTGTTGCTGCAAATGGGTTTTGTTATATGGGCACAACGCGCGCCGGTGTACCACCAGACGCTGAGCTGGGATGCCTATGGTGTGCGCAGTACGACAACCGAGCCGTTCGAAGTCAAGGGTCATACCGCTAATCTGCAGGTGCGCAATCAGACCAGCCTGAGCAATAACTGGCTGTATCTGGATATGGCGCTAGTAAATGTCGATACCGGACAGCGTTATGCGTTCGGACGCGAGTTGAGCTATTACTACGGCTGGGATGATGGTTCCTGGTCCGAGGGCAGTGCGACAGACAGCGTATTGTTATCGGCGGTGCCGCCGGGCAAGTATTTCATGCAGGTGGATGCCGAACTGGATGCAAGCTCGCCGCCGGTGACTGATCAGCTTGATCTGGTGCGTGATGTGCCTAACTGGAGCAATTTCTGGCTGACGCTGGCGGCGCTAAGTATCTTGCCGCTGGTAGTCTGGTGGCGTGGCAGCCGATTCGAGACGCGGCGCTGGGAGGATAGCGATTATGCCGATGCAGGCGACAGCAGTAATGACGGAGAGGATTGATGTTATATAAAAGTTTTATTGCCACTAGCCTGTTTCTGCTGGCGTTGTTCAGCTATGCGCAATATCACGGCTGGAGTGTATGGGGTGTGAATGAGGCCAAACACGGTAGCGGCAGTGGCGGGCATGGCGGCACCGGGCGCAGTATTTATCACAAATAATGGAGAAGTCTAATGGACTTATTGAATCCGCAATACCTGCTTAATTCGCTGGTGTACTCGATTCTGGGTATAGCCGTATTCTGGATCGCTTTTGTCATCATTGATAAGCTCACACCATATGATCTGTGGCGCGAGCTGGTCGAAGAGCGCAATACCGCGTTGGCTATCGTGATTGCAGCGATGTGTCTGGGTCTGGCGCTGATCATTGCATCGGCAATACATGGCTGATAGTTCGCGGCGCTTGCCGTTGCAGTTCGCGCTGTTATTTTCGGTATTCATTATTGCTTCCTGCGGACTGGTGTACGAGCTGGTGGCGGGCGCGTTATCGAGCTATCTGCTGGGCGATTCGGTGACGCAATTTTCCACCGTCATCGGTGTGTATCTGTTCGCGATGGGTGTGGGCTCGTATTTGTCGCGCTTTATCGAACGCGGTGTGGTGGCGCGCTTTATTCAGGTGGAGCTGCTGGTCGGGGTGATAGGCGGCTCCTCGTCTATGGTGCTGTTTGCGGTATTTGCCTATCTGGCTTCGCCGTTCAAATGGGTGCTGTACGGCGAAGTGTTGCTGATCGGCATTCTGGTCGGGCTGGAAATTCCACTGGTGATGCGTATTCTCAAGCAGCATTACAGTTTTAAGGACTTGGTGTCGCAAGTGCTCAGCGTGGATTATCTGGGCGCGCTGGTGGTGTCACTGGCGTTTCCTATCCTGCTGGTGCCGCATCTGGGGCTGATCCGCACCAGTTTGTTGTTCGGGCTGTTCAATGTGCTGGTGGCGGTGTGGAGTATCTGGCTATTTCGCCATGAGCTCGGCGCGCGCTGGGTGTTGCAGGTGCAGGCAGGCGTTGCCGCGTTGTTGCTGGCCAGCGGGCTGGTGTTTGCGGAGCGCTTCACCACGCTTGCCGAGGAAAACCTCTACGCCGATCAGATTATCTATAACGAAACGACTGCCTATCAGCACATCGTGCTCACGCGCTGGAAAAACGATTTGCGCCTGTTCCTGAATAATAATCTGCAGTTCTCTTCGCGTGATGAGTATCGCTACCACGAGGCGCTGATTCATCCTGGCTTGCAGGCTGTGCGTGGCGCGCATCGGGTTTTGGTGCTGGGCGGCGGCGACGGGCTGGCGGTGCGCGAAATACTCAAATACCCGCAGATCAGCCATGTCACGCTGGTGGATCTTGACCCGCGCATGACCCGCCTGTTTAGCCATAACACCCAACTGACTGCGCTGAATGGTCATGCGCTGACTTCGCCCAGGGTGACGGTGATTAATGACGACGCCTTGCAGTGGCTGGAACGCAATCAGGACAGTTTTGATTTCATTGTGGTGGATTTTCCCGATCCAACCAGCTTTGCGCTGGGTAAGCTGTATTCGCAAACCTTCTACCGCCTGCTCGACAAACATTTGTCGCAACACGGGCTGGCGGTTATTCAGTCGACTTCGCCACTGTATGCCCGGCAGTCGTTCTGGAGCATCGTGCACACCATACAGAGTGTGGGGCTGACTACTACGCCGTATCACGCGCTGGTGCCTTCATTTGGCGAATGGGGTTTTGTCATTGCCAGCCATCTGCCTTATGCTCCACCGACC
Above is a window of Sulfuriferula thiophila DNA encoding:
- a CDS encoding flagellar brake protein codes for the protein MNATAQPAAPSRIIANFEDIKARVGDMFQVQISTDKQEIRHSVKLLGYLAGKTIMITAPTVNNSVMLLREGQNLMVRAFSGTAAYAFPSEIIKVCNSPLPYLHLSYPKVTQKVPIRASARINFDLIGVSSNITHGENETTTPISITDISTTGAAIAASSPLGKKDDLLRIAFRAKVHDIVVHPSLKCVIRSLTSTDDEVNPIKYGLQFLDVPTSDLLALQSLVYQKILENK
- a CDS encoding SPFH domain-containing protein, whose translation is MSLFDFAKKQFIDVIQWTEPEDGILAYRYPMAEMEIQNGASLTVRESQLAVFVDEGKVADSFAPGRYTLTTQTLPVLTYLKNWDKLFESPFKSDVYFFSTRLQMDRKWGTPNPITIRDPEFGVVRLRAFGIYAYRMVDPKKFHTEISGTREIYTVADLDGQLRNTMIAAMTDLFAQSGIAFLDMAANQDELGKRLHEKLQPVFERYGLELDNLVVQNVSLPEELQAILDQRISMNVVGDLGKYTQFQTAQAIPVAAANEGGVAGIGAGLGVGVGIGQAMAASMTPAAGANNISATPPEDIPALLEKLHELTTKGILSVAEFEAKKAELLKKLS
- a CDS encoding DUF350 domain-containing protein, yielding MDLLNPQYLLNSLVYSILGIAVFWIAFVIIDKLTPYDLWRELVEERNTALAIVIAAMCLGLALIIASAIHG
- a CDS encoding DUF4178 domain-containing protein, producing the protein MNYVAHCPSCGAQVQFRSAASVLAVCEYCQSTLIRHDLELENIGKMATLLEDASPLQLGVEGRYHGGHFAIIGRIQLQYAQGLWNEWFVLFDNQRTGWLSEASGSFVFTFPTAITRPVPAYAEIRLGQHVTLLNQDFSVTNIETAHCIAGEGELPFKVGAGYPAPVVDLASATHFASLDYSDDQPQLYLGEEVELSALALTGLKDAAETAALHIKNFNCPSCGAPLRVHVQGTLSVACGGCGAVVDSSSDNYKILAKYHAQVSYTPRLSLGSRGKFRGAQYQIVGYLRRRVTVDGLPYEWSEYLLYSDRHSFRWLSEERGHWNFISPTTRTPKVIPSAAKAKVSFLGRNYVHFQHNTAVITYVIGEFYWRIQANETAEVDDYISPPLMLSRERTASEVTWSIAEYVQPEEIAAAFKPAQPLLEPDGIAPNQPSPHEDNKHRYGNAFALLALLLLLLQMGFVIWAQRAPVYHQTLSWDAYGVRSTTTEPFEVKGHTANLQVRNQTSLSNNWLYLDMALVNVDTGQRYAFGRELSYYYGWDDGSWSEGSATDSVLLSAVPPGKYFMQVDAELDASSPPVTDQLDLVRDVPNWSNFWLTLAALSILPLVVWWRGSRFETRRWEDSDYADAGDSSNDGED
- a CDS encoding polyamine aminopropyltransferase translates to MADSSRRLPLQFALLFSVFIIASCGLVYELVAGALSSYLLGDSVTQFSTVIGVYLFAMGVGSYLSRFIERGVVARFIQVELLVGVIGGSSSMVLFAVFAYLASPFKWVLYGEVLLIGILVGLEIPLVMRILKQHYSFKDLVSQVLSVDYLGALVVSLAFPILLVPHLGLIRTSLLFGLFNVLVAVWSIWLFRHELGARWVLQVQAGVAALLLASGLVFAERFTTLAEENLYADQIIYNETTAYQHIVLTRWKNDLRLFLNNNLQFSSRDEYRYHEALIHPGLQAVRGAHRVLVLGGGDGLAVREILKYPQISHVTLVDLDPRMTRLFSHNTQLTALNGHALTSPRVTVINDDALQWLERNQDSFDFIVVDFPDPTSFALGKLYSQTFYRLLDKHLSQHGLAVIQSTSPLYARQSFWSIVHTIQSVGLTTTPYHALVPSFGEWGFVIASHLPYAPPTRFDVAGLRFANASLMPVLFQFPPDMSEVPAEVNRLNNQALVRYYEAEWKNQAP
- a CDS encoding Crp/Fnr family transcriptional regulator, with amino-acid sequence MVAKQLAEHAELAQFMSHQYLCESLTVSEVNTLLNYLTVLHFDNDDIVSDVGDVGDELYFVVKGEIALIIPDGQNEYEVVRSGPGEMLGMMSFFDKRARSARLVAKATDTQLLKLSRAMYKRMKVEHPYIAINIVEQAVLSLDKLFRSVSSDYAQFSHYLYGAGSKI